One genomic window of Luteitalea pratensis includes the following:
- a CDS encoding PA domain-containing protein, translating to MTSRLAPIALALFAVAAPAVAQPARIAVVNVDGPGVGFNDPTPADPVGGNPGTTRGQQALNVFQHAANRWAANLQSKQLIIIVATFTPLTCSPTGAVLGAAGPNWYFANVDPANGGQSMEADTWYPVALAEKLTRVDITADPSIDPADAFEIFTLFNSQLGIGTCLTGNGWYFGLDNNQPANRIDLLAVVMHEFGHGLGVTVGPTNTSTSGARPLGFPSVWEGRMLDLTSGKRWIDMTNAERFASARNTNNLVWAGQQVTNVIPSTLEFQLWLTGISPAIAPVQPGPSSFGPPIARGVGLKGYVVSPADGGGTSPQDGCEAFPAGAPIPGNIVLVNRGTCTFNVKVKNAQDAGAIGVLIANNVAGPLFPGGTDLTITIPSLGITQALGTQLRSYATPPLVQASLDSSSRQGTTAGFARLFAPNPFQSGSSVSHFDVTLTPSVLMEPNITSDLTTKVKNPFDLTLALLRDIGW from the coding sequence GTGACCAGTAGGCTCGCGCCGATCGCCCTCGCGCTCTTCGCTGTCGCCGCCCCCGCCGTCGCGCAACCGGCCCGCATCGCCGTGGTCAACGTCGACGGTCCCGGCGTCGGTTTCAACGACCCGACGCCCGCCGATCCCGTGGGCGGCAATCCCGGCACGACGCGTGGCCAGCAGGCACTCAACGTCTTCCAGCACGCCGCGAACCGGTGGGCAGCCAACCTGCAGTCCAAGCAACTGATCATAATCGTCGCCACGTTTACCCCGCTCACCTGCAGCCCGACAGGCGCGGTCCTCGGCGCCGCGGGGCCGAACTGGTACTTCGCGAACGTCGATCCGGCCAACGGCGGCCAGTCGATGGAGGCCGATACGTGGTATCCGGTGGCGCTGGCGGAGAAACTGACGCGGGTTGACATCACGGCGGACCCCTCGATCGATCCCGCCGACGCCTTCGAGATCTTCACGCTCTTCAACAGTCAGCTCGGTATCGGCACCTGCCTGACCGGGAACGGCTGGTACTTCGGCCTCGACAACAATCAGCCGGCCAATCGCATCGACCTGCTGGCCGTGGTGATGCACGAGTTCGGGCACGGCCTGGGCGTGACGGTCGGCCCGACGAACACCAGCACTTCCGGCGCGCGGCCACTCGGCTTTCCGTCCGTGTGGGAGGGTCGCATGCTCGATCTCACGAGTGGCAAGCGCTGGATCGACATGACCAACGCCGAACGGTTCGCATCGGCGCGCAACACGAACAATCTCGTGTGGGCCGGGCAGCAGGTCACCAACGTGATTCCCTCCACGCTGGAGTTCCAGCTGTGGCTCACGGGGATCTCTCCTGCCATCGCTCCGGTCCAGCCCGGGCCCTCGTCATTCGGCCCGCCAATCGCGCGCGGCGTGGGCCTGAAGGGCTACGTCGTGTCGCCCGCCGACGGCGGAGGTACCTCCCCGCAGGACGGGTGCGAGGCGTTCCCGGCCGGTGCGCCGATTCCGGGCAACATCGTCCTGGTCAATCGCGGCACCTGCACGTTCAACGTGAAGGTCAAGAACGCACAGGACGCCGGGGCCATCGGCGTGCTGATTGCCAACAACGTGGCTGGTCCGCTGTTCCCGGGTGGCACCGACCTGACGATCACGATTCCAAGCCTCGGGATCACGCAGGCCCTTGGCACCCAGCTGCGTTCCTACGCCACACCTCCGCTCGTGCAGGCGTCGCTCGATTCCTCGAGCCGTCAGGGCACGACCGCCGGATTCGCGCGCCTGTTCGCGCCGAACCCGTTCCAGAGCGGGTCGTCGGTGTCGCACTTCGACGTCACGCTGACGCCGAGCGTGTTGATGGAGCCGAACATCACGTCGGACCTCACCACGAAGGTCAAGAACCCCTTCGACCTGACGTTGGCCCTGTTGCGCGACATCGGCTGGTAG
- a CDS encoding amidohydrolase family protein: protein MSSTRMTRSRGGRLTTALTAGTCLAALAAVVGLSAARDTRETDAGAPAQPATSSAAFNDVHFHLTNYIQEGLDLRTFLKIMGDKAGRVAVFGIPLQQQWSYGNTGTFAPTYYLQTDAPLYYYSFTDAAIAMQYRSLTPTEQARLDPMITGFNPADMYAADHIKRVLKTFPGVFSGIGEFTIHKEFVSSKVAGETASLLNPALDRVLDFAAEVGLVVLMHTDINMPFPRPGQDPYPMEQLRDLLVRHPKTTVIWAHGGLGRIVRPVEDEVGLLDRALSNPALKHLHVDLSWDEVAKYIVSSPATIKATADLLTRHPDRFLFGTDEVAPADQQKYLKVYEMYAPLFAALPPDVSEKLRKGNYERLFDEARRKVRAWERTHAPKGSGQ from the coding sequence ATGTCGAGCACCAGGATGACGCGCTCCCGCGGCGGCCGGCTGACGACGGCTCTCACGGCCGGCACGTGCCTCGCCGCCCTGGCGGCGGTTGTCGGGCTGTCAGCCGCACGCGACACGCGCGAGACAGACGCCGGGGCGCCGGCGCAGCCTGCCACGTCGAGTGCTGCCTTCAACGACGTCCACTTCCACCTGACCAACTACATCCAGGAAGGGCTCGACCTGCGCACCTTCCTGAAGATCATGGGCGACAAGGCCGGTCGCGTCGCCGTCTTCGGCATCCCGTTGCAGCAGCAGTGGTCCTACGGCAACACGGGCACGTTCGCGCCGACCTACTACCTGCAGACCGACGCGCCGCTCTACTACTACTCGTTCACGGACGCGGCGATCGCGATGCAGTACCGGTCGTTGACGCCCACCGAGCAGGCACGCCTGGACCCGATGATCACCGGGTTCAATCCTGCCGACATGTACGCCGCCGATCACATCAAGCGGGTGCTGAAGACGTTCCCCGGCGTCTTCAGCGGCATCGGCGAGTTCACGATTCACAAGGAGTTCGTCTCGTCGAAGGTCGCCGGCGAGACTGCCAGCCTGCTCAACCCCGCGCTCGATCGCGTGCTCGACTTCGCCGCTGAGGTCGGCCTCGTTGTCCTGATGCACACCGACATCAACATGCCGTTCCCGAGACCCGGGCAGGATCCCTACCCGATGGAGCAGTTGCGCGATCTCCTGGTGCGCCACCCGAAGACCACCGTGATCTGGGCCCACGGCGGCCTCGGCCGCATCGTCCGGCCGGTGGAGGACGAGGTCGGCCTCCTTGATCGCGCACTGTCGAACCCGGCGCTGAAGCACCTGCACGTCGACCTCTCGTGGGACGAGGTCGCCAAGTACATCGTCTCGTCACCGGCAACGATCAAGGCCACCGCCGATCTCCTTACGCGTCACCCGGATCGCTTCCTGTTCGGCACCGATGAAGTCGCCCCGGCCGACCAGCAGAAGTACCTCAAGGTCTACGAGATGTACGCGCCGCTGTTTGCCGCGCTACCGCCAGACGTCAGCGAGAAATTACGCAAGGGCAACTACGAGCGTCTCTTCGACGAGGCGCGCCGCAAGGTCCGCGCGTGGGAACGGACGCACGCGCCAAAGGGCAGCGGCCAGTGA
- a CDS encoding putative quinol monooxygenase: MPPMPVELRVEWNVLPQQASAVGVAVQSVVNASRRERGCLTCSLATEMGDPVTLRLREVWDSEPSLRRHVQSRRFATLAGLLETAIEPPRFEVAVDGRVRGFDYVGEARQDGEAGASRHGFR, from the coding sequence ATGCCTCCAATGCCAGTGGAACTGCGCGTCGAATGGAATGTGCTCCCGCAGCAGGCCTCGGCGGTGGGAGTGGCAGTGCAGAGCGTGGTGAACGCCAGTCGTCGCGAGCGGGGGTGCCTGACCTGTTCACTTGCGACCGAAATGGGTGATCCCGTCACGCTGCGGCTGCGCGAAGTGTGGGACTCGGAACCGAGTCTCCGCCGCCATGTCCAGTCTCGACGCTTCGCGACCCTTGCCGGTCTGCTCGAGACGGCCATCGAACCGCCGCGGTTCGAGGTGGCCGTCGACGGCCGCGTCCGTGGCTTCGACTACGTCGGCGAGGCGCGGCAGGACGGCGAGGCCGGCGCCAGTCGTCACGGCTTTCGTTGA
- a CDS encoding carboxypeptidase-like regulatory domain-containing protein, translating to MRTRLTFLLFSGACTALLAFTSLAPRMVAGVSAFQGTGGEVAMDADDIAGVVTGPKGPEAGVWVIAETTGLPTKFSRTVVTDDRGRYLVPDLPKASYQVWVRGYGLVDSPKTTATPGTRLALKAVPAPDAKAAAHYYPAAYWYSLLKVPGKEEFPGTGASGNGILPAITTQQQYLRVVKSGGCTACHQLGTIGTREIPANLGKFNSSLDAWQRRIASGQAGAQMVGTVNQVGMRMFTEFADWTDRIKAGEVPPAPPRPQGLERNVVITQWDWADPKHYLHDEVSTDRRNPRVNANGPLYGALELSADYVPVLDPTTHTPSRIPLTVRDPATPATSPDMAQPSPYWGSEVLWTSKNNVHNPMLDHQGRLWLTSAVRPFDNPEYCKAGSDHPSAKVFPLARSSRHLQMYDPKTKKLTHISTCFGTHHLAFAEDANNTLWTSGGGQVVGWLNTKMFEETGDEAKSQGWTALIIDTNGNGKRDAYVEPNEPLDPAKDKRYNGAFYSVQPAPDGSIWGSVLGYPGAAVRLVPGSNPPETTLVEVYEPPFQDADPKKQGFSPRGMDVDRNGVVWAALASGHMASFDRRKCKAPLNGPKATGQHCPEGWTLYAEPAPQMKGVTDGGSAEASYYTWVDWFDTLGLGPNTPINTGNASEGLLALKDGKWVVLRVPYPLGYYTKWMDGRIDDPNAGWKGRGLWSTVSTRAPFHMEGGKGTSSKVLHFQLRPDPLAK from the coding sequence ATGCGCACGCGCCTGACCTTCCTGCTGTTCTCCGGGGCCTGTACGGCCCTGCTGGCGTTCACGTCGCTGGCCCCACGCATGGTCGCGGGGGTGTCCGCTTTCCAGGGGACCGGCGGCGAGGTCGCCATGGATGCCGACGACATCGCCGGTGTGGTGACCGGGCCGAAGGGTCCGGAGGCCGGCGTGTGGGTGATTGCCGAGACCACGGGCCTGCCCACAAAATTCTCGCGCACGGTCGTCACCGACGATCGGGGCCGGTACCTCGTTCCCGATCTGCCCAAGGCCAGTTATCAGGTGTGGGTGCGCGGCTATGGGCTCGTGGACTCGCCCAAGACGACGGCGACGCCCGGAACCCGCCTGGCCCTCAAGGCGGTGCCCGCGCCCGACGCGAAGGCCGCCGCGCACTACTACCCTGCCGCGTACTGGTACTCGCTGCTCAAGGTGCCCGGCAAGGAGGAGTTCCCGGGTACTGGGGCGAGCGGCAACGGCATCCTGCCGGCAATCACCACGCAGCAGCAGTACCTCCGGGTGGTGAAGTCGGGAGGCTGCACGGCGTGCCACCAGTTGGGCACGATCGGCACCCGTGAGATCCCGGCCAACCTCGGCAAGTTCAACTCGTCGCTCGATGCCTGGCAGCGCCGCATCGCCTCGGGGCAGGCCGGCGCCCAGATGGTGGGCACGGTCAACCAGGTCGGGATGCGGATGTTCACGGAATTCGCCGACTGGACCGACCGCATCAAGGCCGGCGAAGTGCCGCCGGCGCCGCCGCGCCCGCAGGGACTCGAGCGCAACGTCGTGATCACGCAGTGGGACTGGGCCGACCCCAAGCACTACCTGCACGACGAGGTCTCCACCGACAGGCGCAACCCCCGGGTGAACGCCAACGGCCCCCTGTACGGCGCGCTCGAGTTGAGTGCCGACTACGTCCCCGTGCTCGACCCGACGACGCACACGCCGAGCCGTATTCCCTTGACCGTGCGTGACCCGGCGACGCCGGCCACCTCGCCCGACATGGCGCAGCCCTCGCCCTACTGGGGCAGCGAGGTGCTCTGGACGAGCAAGAACAACGTCCACAACCCGATGCTGGACCACCAGGGCCGACTGTGGCTAACCTCGGCCGTGCGCCCGTTCGACAACCCGGAGTACTGCAAGGCCGGCTCGGATCACCCATCGGCAAAGGTGTTTCCGCTCGCACGGTCGAGCCGGCACTTGCAGATGTACGACCCGAAGACCAAGAAGCTGACCCACATCAGCACCTGCTTCGGGACGCACCACCTCGCGTTTGCCGAGGACGCCAACAACACGCTCTGGACCAGCGGCGGTGGGCAGGTGGTGGGCTGGCTGAACACGAAGATGTTCGAGGAGACCGGCGACGAGGCGAAGTCCCAGGGCTGGACTGCCCTGATCATCGACACCAACGGCAACGGCAAGCGTGATGCATACGTCGAGCCGAACGAGCCCCTCGACCCGGCCAAGGACAAGCGCTACAACGGCGCGTTCTACTCGGTGCAACCGGCGCCCGACGGCTCGATCTGGGGCTCGGTGCTCGGCTACCCCGGCGCAGCCGTGCGCCTCGTGCCTGGGAGCAATCCGCCGGAGACGACACTCGTGGAGGTGTACGAGCCGCCGTTCCAGGATGCCGACCCGAAGAAGCAAGGCTTCTCGCCGCGCGGCATGGACGTCGATCGCAATGGCGTCGTCTGGGCGGCGCTCGCGAGCGGCCACATGGCGAGTTTCGATCGCCGCAAGTGCAAGGCGCCGCTGAACGGGCCGAAGGCGACCGGCCAGCACTGCCCCGAGGGCTGGACCCTCTACGCCGAGCCGGCCCCGCAGATGAAGGGCGTGACCGATGGTGGCAGCGCCGAGGCGAGCTATTACACCTGGGTCGACTGGTTCGACACGCTCGGCCTGGGCCCCAACACGCCGATCAACACCGGCAACGCGTCGGAAGGCCTGCTGGCGCTCAAGGACGGCAAGTGGGTCGTGCTGCGCGTGCCATACCCGCTCGGCTATTACACGAAGTGGATGGACGGACGCATCGACGACCCGAATGCCGGCTGGAAGGGCCGCGGGCTGTGGTCCACGGTGAGCACCCGGGCGCCGTTCCACATGGAAGGCGGCAAGGGCACCTCGAGCAAGGTCCTGCACTTCCAGTTGCGGCCCGATCCGCTGGCAAAATGA
- a CDS encoding 3-keto-disaccharide hydrolase, protein MIQRFLLFALALASQVSSPASWQDAPATEWRTLFNGRDLDGWVVKLAHHDVGDNYGNTFRVENGAIAVRYDAYGDDFGARFGHLFYKEPFSYYVLALEYRIRGPQQKGGPSYARLNSGVMIHSQAPASILKDQDWPVSVEAQFLAGNQTTMNVCTPGTEIFMHGAMVKAHCTNSSSRRYVEDGEWVSVQVEVLGNEHVRHYVDRQLVLEYETPQIGGGVATGFDPKIKVDGTPLASGYLGLQAESQPVEFRNVRLLNLSGCGDTKSPAYRPYFAHRDDSRCTRPQR, encoded by the coding sequence ATGATACAGCGCTTCCTCCTGTTCGCTCTCGCACTCGCCTCACAGGTGTCCTCGCCGGCGAGCTGGCAGGATGCCCCTGCCACGGAATGGCGCACCCTGTTCAACGGTCGCGACCTCGATGGCTGGGTGGTCAAGCTGGCGCACCACGACGTCGGCGACAACTACGGCAACACGTTCCGCGTCGAGAACGGAGCCATCGCCGTCCGTTACGACGCCTACGGCGACGATTTCGGTGCGCGCTTCGGGCACCTGTTCTACAAGGAGCCGTTTTCCTACTACGTGCTGGCGCTCGAGTACCGGATCCGCGGGCCACAGCAGAAGGGGGGCCCGAGCTACGCGCGCCTGAACAGCGGCGTGATGATCCACAGCCAGGCACCGGCGTCGATCCTGAAGGACCAGGACTGGCCCGTTTCGGTGGAGGCGCAGTTCCTTGCCGGCAACCAGACGACGATGAATGTGTGCACGCCGGGCACGGAGATCTTCATGCACGGCGCGATGGTCAAGGCGCACTGCACGAACTCGTCGTCACGCCGCTACGTCGAGGACGGCGAGTGGGTGTCGGTCCAGGTCGAAGTGCTCGGCAACGAGCACGTCCGGCATTATGTCGATCGGCAGTTGGTGCTCGAGTACGAGACGCCGCAGATCGGCGGCGGCGTGGCCACCGGCTTCGATCCGAAGATCAAGGTCGATGGCACGCCGCTCGCCTCCGGCTACCTCGGTCTGCAGGCCGAAAGTCAACCGGTGGAGTTCAGGAACGTGAGGCTGCTGAACCTGTCCGGCTGCGGCGACACGAAGTCCCCTGCATACCGACCGTACTTCGCGCACCGCGACGACTCCCGGTGCACGCGACCGCAGCGCTGA
- a CDS encoding DinB family protein, translating into MSGANPVAQALVETWAIGARITRYLLDGIPAAALDAAPAGKGRTVRDLFAHLHDVRLMWLKAARPDLMEGLAKVGSGSTVDHAALATALDASAAALAVLVADSAAGDGRVKGFKPHVTAFVGYLLSHEAHHRGQVALAARLAGLPLDKKVSYGMWEWGVR; encoded by the coding sequence ATGAGCGGAGCCAATCCAGTTGCGCAGGCTCTCGTCGAGACATGGGCGATCGGGGCCCGCATCACGCGCTACCTGCTCGACGGCATTCCCGCCGCGGCCCTGGACGCCGCGCCGGCCGGGAAGGGACGCACGGTCCGCGACCTGTTCGCGCACCTGCACGACGTGCGGCTGATGTGGCTGAAGGCCGCACGTCCGGACCTGATGGAGGGGCTGGCGAAGGTCGGATCCGGCAGCACGGTCGATCACGCGGCCCTGGCGACGGCACTCGACGCATCGGCCGCGGCGCTGGCGGTGTTGGTCGCCGACAGCGCCGCCGGGGACGGACGCGTCAAGGGCTTCAAGCCACACGTCACGGCCTTCGTCGGCTATCTGCTGTCGCACGAGGCGCACCATCGCGGCCAGGTCGCGCTGGCCGCGCGCCTCGCCGGCCTCCCGCTCGACAAGAAGGTGTCCTATGGAATGTGGGAATGGGGCGTGCGGTAA
- a CDS encoding DcaP family trimeric outer membrane transporter: MSRNAKRASCRVVLAAVALLAGASSAHAIASSPAPAQVGLNTLTGIVSNAQGAALPGATVTATNTATNVTYTGVTTDAGAYTITGLAVGNYTVRFELAGFKSVQSTFDLAAGQTARVDAKLEGQDPAPKPGPKPSLEIYGFTMLDIGYNFNQINPNWSDTMRVTRLPAFENEFGKDGSTFAGVRQSRLGVRSSTHTPLGELKTQFEFELFGTGVDEGQTTFRLRHAYGELGAFGAGQYWSPFMDIDVFPNSLEYWGPTGMVFFRNVQVRWMPIKGEFDKLTIALERPGASADQGVYADRIELEGVTGRFPLPDVSGEFRKGGKWGYVEAAGILRQMKWDDMNDDEFDFSGSETGWGINLSSNLKVTDHDVVRMQFAFGEGIQNYMNDAPVDVGIVNNFSNPRSPIVGKALPIVGVVAFLDHTWNDKFSTAIGYSQTDIDNSEAQSPDAYHRGKYALGNLLYTPVPNVMIGGELQWGERENFADGFKSDGFKVQFSFKYNFSAKIGG; the protein is encoded by the coding sequence ATGAGCAGAAACGCCAAACGGGCATCGTGTCGCGTGGTGCTTGCCGCAGTTGCGCTGCTGGCGGGGGCCTCGAGTGCCCATGCCATCGCGAGTTCGCCAGCGCCGGCGCAGGTCGGCTTGAACACGCTCACCGGCATCGTTTCGAATGCGCAGGGAGCGGCCTTGCCGGGCGCCACGGTCACGGCTACCAACACGGCGACCAACGTGACCTACACGGGGGTGACCACCGACGCCGGGGCCTACACCATCACGGGCCTGGCGGTGGGGAACTACACGGTCCGCTTCGAGCTGGCCGGGTTCAAGTCGGTCCAGTCCACCTTCGATCTGGCGGCCGGACAAACGGCGCGCGTGGACGCGAAGCTGGAGGGACAGGATCCGGCGCCGAAGCCCGGCCCGAAGCCGTCGCTCGAGATCTACGGCTTCACGATGCTGGACATCGGCTACAACTTCAATCAGATCAACCCGAACTGGTCCGACACGATGCGCGTGACCAGGCTGCCGGCCTTCGAGAACGAGTTCGGCAAGGACGGCAGCACGTTTGCCGGCGTGCGTCAGTCGCGCCTCGGCGTGCGCAGTTCGACGCACACCCCGCTCGGCGAGTTGAAGACCCAGTTCGAGTTCGAGCTGTTCGGCACCGGCGTCGATGAGGGCCAGACGACGTTCCGGCTGCGGCATGCCTACGGTGAACTCGGCGCGTTCGGCGCCGGCCAGTACTGGAGCCCGTTCATGGACATCGACGTCTTTCCCAACTCGCTCGAGTACTGGGGGCCGACGGGCATGGTGTTCTTCCGCAACGTCCAGGTCCGCTGGATGCCCATCAAGGGCGAATTCGACAAGCTCACCATTGCCCTCGAGCGGCCCGGCGCGAGCGCGGACCAGGGCGTCTACGCCGACCGCATCGAGCTCGAAGGCGTAACTGGCCGCTTCCCGCTGCCCGACGTGTCCGGTGAGTTCCGCAAGGGCGGCAAGTGGGGCTACGTCGAGGCCGCCGGCATTCTCCGCCAGATGAAGTGGGACGACATGAACGACGACGAGTTCGACTTCTCCGGCAGCGAGACCGGCTGGGGGATCAACCTGTCGTCCAACCTGAAGGTCACCGACCACGACGTCGTCCGCATGCAGTTCGCGTTCGGCGAAGGCATCCAGAACTACATGAACGATGCGCCGGTGGACGTTGGCATCGTCAACAACTTCTCCAACCCGCGGTCGCCGATTGTCGGCAAGGCGCTGCCGATCGTCGGCGTGGTCGCGTTCCTCGATCACACGTGGAACGACAAGTTCAGCACCGCGATCGGCTACTCGCAGACCGACATCGACAACAGCGAGGCGCAGTCGCCCGATGCCTACCACCGCGGCAAGTACGCGCTCGGCAACCTGCTCTACACGCCCGTGCCCAACGTGATGATCGGCGGCGAACTGCAGTGGGGGGAGCGGGAGAACTTCGCCGACGGCTTCAAGAGCGACGGCTTCAAGGTCCAGTTCTCGTTCAAGTACAACTTCTCGGCAAAAATCGGAGGCTGA
- the glsA gene encoding glutaminase A has product MTLPRYTQIGLLAVTVGTLAFTGPALRAQAPVPANIQAAVDAAFAKYKGLKEGKNADYIPALAKVDPNLFGIAVVTADGKVYSAGDLKTEVSIQSISKVFTMAQVIQEQGMDSIAKRIGVDATGARFNSIIAIEGVRTVVGTGAPEMNPLVNPGAISATSMVTGASKDDVWNKIIGIHNDFAGRSLTVLQDVYKSEADTNQRNQAIGALMFAYGYIKTDWQQAVDLYTKQCSIGVNAKDLATMAATLAFGGKNPVTNKQVMDPAKVPGVLAVMATAGLYDDSGKWLYRTGLPGKSGVGGGLIAVSPGKFGIAVVSPPLDDAGNSVRAQNAIADISNALHGNPLSSPPK; this is encoded by the coding sequence GTGACTCTTCCCCGCTACACGCAGATCGGGCTGCTGGCCGTCACGGTCGGCACGCTCGCGTTCACCGGCCCGGCGCTACGGGCGCAGGCGCCCGTGCCCGCCAACATCCAGGCGGCCGTCGATGCGGCCTTCGCCAAGTACAAGGGGCTCAAGGAAGGCAAGAACGCCGACTACATCCCGGCGCTCGCGAAGGTCGATCCGAACCTGTTCGGCATTGCGGTCGTGACCGCGGATGGCAAGGTCTACTCGGCGGGCGACCTGAAGACCGAGGTATCGATCCAGTCGATCTCGAAGGTCTTCACCATGGCCCAGGTGATCCAGGAGCAGGGCATGGACTCCATCGCCAAGCGCATCGGCGTCGACGCGACCGGCGCCCGGTTCAATTCGATCATCGCCATCGAGGGTGTGCGCACCGTCGTCGGCACGGGCGCCCCCGAGATGAACCCGCTGGTGAACCCCGGCGCGATCTCGGCCACGAGCATGGTCACCGGTGCGAGCAAGGACGATGTCTGGAACAAGATCATCGGCATCCACAATGACTTCGCCGGACGGTCGCTGACCGTGCTCCAGGACGTGTACAAGTCGGAGGCCGACACCAACCAGCGCAACCAGGCCATCGGCGCGCTGATGTTCGCCTACGGCTACATCAAGACCGACTGGCAGCAGGCCGTCGACCTCTACACCAAGCAGTGCTCGATCGGCGTCAACGCCAAGGACCTGGCGACGATGGCCGCGACGCTCGCGTTCGGCGGCAAGAATCCGGTCACGAACAAGCAGGTGATGGATCCGGCCAAGGTGCCGGGCGTGCTCGCGGTGATGGCGACGGCCGGCCTGTACGACGACTCGGGCAAGTGGCTCTACCGCACCGGCCTGCCCGGCAAGAGCGGTGTGGGTGGCGGGCTGATCGCGGTCTCCCCCGGGAAGTTCGGCATTGCCGTCGTGTCGCCGCCGCTTGACGACGCCGGCAACAGCGTGCGGGCGCAGAACGCGATCGCCGACATCTCCAACGCGTTGCACGGCAACCCGCTGTCATCGCCGCCGAAGTAG
- a CDS encoding DUF1080 domain-containing protein gives MNTEHERRNTANELHALALVECGHANRGDGPRPARLHRSSARRRDAPKDLTGWTHVGPGSVVVENGLLKTVGGIGLLYYAGERFGDCVIRVVYRTTTVDDNSGIFVRIPAPPADPWQAVHSGYEIQILENFPANYVLSEHQKQFGTSWHTTGAIYSMRPAMAKPQKPVGEWNTMEIELREHSYEPVRGRRPDAGYIGIQNHHEPQTVLFREITVIR, from the coding sequence TTGAACACTGAACACGAAAGACGAAATACGGCGAACGAACTCCACGCGCTCGCTTTGGTAGAGTGTGGCCATGCGAACCGCGGTGATGGCCCTCGGCCTGCTCGCCTGCACCGGAGCAGCGCGCGCCGAAGAGACGCCCCCAAGGACCTTACCGGCTGGACTCACGTCGGCCCGGGGAGCGTCGTGGTCGAGAACGGCCTGCTCAAGACGGTGGGCGGCATCGGGTTGCTGTACTACGCTGGCGAGCGCTTCGGCGACTGCGTAATCCGCGTCGTCTACCGGACGACCACGGTGGACGACAACTCGGGGATCTTCGTCCGCATTCCGGCGCCGCCGGCCGACCCCTGGCAGGCCGTGCACAGCGGCTACGAAATCCAGATTCTCGAGAATTTCCCCGCCAACTACGTGCTCAGCGAGCACCAGAAGCAGTTCGGGACCTCGTGGCACACGACTGGCGCCATCTACTCGATGCGTCCGGCGATGGCGAAGCCGCAGAAGCCGGTGGGCGAGTGGAACACGATGGAAATCGAGTTGCGCGAGCACTCATACGAACCCGTGCGCGGACGCCGGCCCGACGCCGGTTACATCGGCATCCAGAACCACCATGAGCCGCAGACAGTGTTGTTCAGGGAAATCACAGTGATCAGGTAG